TATTCTGGTCGATAGAAATTGTTCTAAAAGTAAAAGAGATGTTTTTGATAGCGCCCAAAAAAGATTAAACCGCGGATTAAGTGTTTGTATTTTCCCCGAAGGTGGTGTTCCTAATGATGAATCGATAGTATTGGATACGTTTAAAGATGGTGCTTTCCGCTTAGCGATAGAACATCAAATTCCTATAGTTCCCATAACTTTTGCCGATAATAAAAAAAGATTTTCTTATACTTTTTTCAGCGGAAGCCCAGGAATTATGCGGGTAAAAATCCATGCTCTTGTTGATACTTCAGGTAAAACAGGCGATAATCGAAAAGAAATTCGAGAAGGAGTTCGTGAAATAATTTACACACAATTACAAGCATTTGAAAATAAAAAGTAAAAGGTTTTTATTCTTGTTATTTCGTTATTTGCAATTCATATGATTTTCTAAATAAAAAAAGAGTTCACCTTGGCGAACTCTTTTTTAGTATATTAAAACTATTATTTAGGCGTTTGCCAATTCTTTGATGTGCGCTTTAATTTTAGCTTCCAACTCATCCGCTAATTCCGGATTATCTTTTATTAAAGATTTTACCGCATCACGTCCTTGTCCTAATTTGGTTTCACCATAACTAAACCAAGAACCAGCTTTTTTGATGACTTCAAATTCTACGGCAAGATCTAAAATCTCTCCGGTTTTTGAAATTCCTTCTCCATACATGATATCAAATTCAGCTACTTTAAAAGGTGGTGCCACTTTGTTTTTCACCACTTTTACTTTGGTTCTGTTTCCAAGTACGTTATCACCATCTTTAATTTGAGTAGAACGACGAATATCTAAACGAACTGAAGCATAAAATTTTAATGCATTTCCACCCGTTGTTGTTTCCGGATTTCCAAACATTACTCCAATTTTCTCTCTCAATTGGTTGATAAAGAAAACCGTACAATGAGTTTTGCTGATGGTTCCTGTTAATTTTCTTAACGCTTGTGACATCAAACGAGCATGAAGACCCATTTTTGAATCTCCCATTTCACCTTCAATTTCACTTTTTGGAGTCAAAGCCGCAACGGAGTCAATTACTACAATGTCAATGGCGCCGGAACGAATTAAGTTTTCGGCAATTTCTAATGCTTGTTCTCCATTATCCGGTTGGGAAATGATTAGATTTTCGATATCAACACCTAATTTTTCCGCATAGTTTCTATCAAAAGCGTGTTCCGCATCAATAAAAGCAGCAATTCCACCCGCTTTTTGAGCTTCGGCGATAGCATGAAGTGTCAAAGTAGTTTTTCCTGACGATTCTGGACCGTAAATTTCTATAATTCTTCCTTTTGGATATCCGCCAACTCCTAAGGCTAAATCGATTCCTAAAGATCCAGAAGAAATAGTTTCTACTTCCTCGATAGCTTTATCGCCCATTTTCATCACCGTACCTTTTCCGTAGGTTTTATCAAGTTTGTCAAGCGTAAGTTGTAGCGCTTTTAATTTGGCTTCTTTCTCTGAACTCATCTTTTCTTTCATCTATTTTTGTTTGTTTTCCTTATGGTTTTGGAAACGTTCAGAACAAATTATATTTGCCTTGTTTCCGGTTTGTATAAACGTATATTTCGTAAAAATACTTCTTTTTTTTGAAGTTGCAAAGCCTGTTTCACAACCAAATTTTTTTTGAAAATATTTAAATCGAAACCATTTATTTCTTCTTGATTTTAAATCCGAAGCTGTGATCTATTTTTCTACAAATAATGCTCTCAATTCGGTGGCTTCACTAGGTTTAATTTTCCCAGCAAGAAGCAAGCTCAGTTGTTTTCGTCGTAATGCATCATCAAAACGGTGTTTTTCCAGTTCGGTTTCGGGCATTATCGGCGCGACTTCTACAGGTCTTCCGGTGTCATCAACGGCTACAAAGGTATAAATGGCTTCGTTGGCTTTGGTACGATTTCCAGATTCTCGGTCTTCTGTCCAAACATCTATAAATATTTCCATTGAACTTTTGAAAGCTCTGGAAACTTTGGCTTCGACAGTAACAACACTGCCTAGCGGAATGGCTCTGTTAAAGGCTACGTGGTTGACAGATGCTGTAACCGTAATTCTTCGCGAATGTCTTCTGGCAGCGATACTTGCTGCACGATCCATACGGGCTAATAATTCGCCGCCAAAAAGATTGTTTAAAGGATTGGTTTCGCTCGGTAGAACCAAATCGGTTAAAATGGTTAAGGATTCTGAAGGATGTTTTGGAGTCATTTTTTAGGATGTAAATTACTTTTTTAAATTTAAAATGGTTTAATTCAACCAATACACCGCTATTACAGCAGGAATAAAATAGATGACAATAGTTCTGGCGCCATCATAATCTTTGGCCAGGCGTTGTCCAAAAAGCAACATCAATAAGGTTATGCTGGAAAAAATTGCTCCGTAAAAACCAAATAATCTTCCGCTGTTTACGACTAATTCTATTGCGCCTACCACGCACAAAATACCTGAAATTAATTCTAAAATTAAAACATTAAGTAAGGCCAAAGGCACGTGGTTTTTTAATTGGGTTTTTGCAAAATGTTCTTTCAGCCATGCTACATTATCTTTCCAATAGAATAATTTGTCATAACCGGATTGCAGAAAAGTAATAGCTAAAAAAACTAGGATTAAAATAGAAGCTACGTTATTCATATTTTTATTTTTTATGGATTAGACGTGTGAGTTTAATGGATAAATCGGTTAAAACTATTTTTGCATTTCCGTTTCTTTCAATGTGGTACATCGCATCCGAAAGTTCTTTGAAAATATCATTTATATTATTTCCGTTTACAAAAGGAGCAAAGTTTTCCAGTTTGAATTTTTCGACTTTTGGTTCCAGATATACTAAATCTCTGGTTTCATAATTAAGCAACAAAGCTTGTCGGAACATTTCGATACAAAATTGCAGGAATTTTTTCTGCGTTTCTCGTCCTAAACCTGCAATTTGTTCACTCCAAAGAATCAAATCCTGAATTGCAGCTGCGTTACCTTTGGCTTTAAATGCGGCTCTGACCCAAGTTACGAACCATTGTTCAAAAGGAAATTCCTCGCCATCTTCTTCCAGCAAATGCAATGCTTTGTTGTAATTGCCTTGTGCTTGATGAGCGATTTTATAAGCCGTTTTTTGGTCTGTTTGATAGTGAAAAACTAATGCTTCGGCAATTGCTTTTTCGCTTAATCCATTGAAATTTAATACCTGACATCGGGAGCGAATCGTTTGTATAATATCCTCTTCGTTTTCAGAAATTAAAATAAACACCGTTTTTTCGGGTGGTTCTTCCAATAATTTCAGCAGTTTATTAGAAGCTGCAATGTTTAATTTATCGGCCATCCAGACAATCATAATTTTATAACCGCCTTCATAAGATTTTAAGGATAAAGACTTTAAAATTTCCTGAGCATCATCAACCCTGATTTCGCCTTGTTTATTTTGAACACCTAAAACAGCATACCAATCAAACAAACTTCCATACGGATTTTCGATGATGAATTGCCTCCAATCTGCAATGAAATCAATACTTTTTGGATTTTTTTTGACTTCATCTGTGCTTACTGTCGGGTAAACAAAATGCAAATCGGGATGCGAAATTTTTTCGAATTTGATATTGCAAGATTCGTTTTCGCCACAATTTTCACCATTTTTATTGTTGCATAAAATATATTGGGAATAAGCAATTGCCATCGCCAAAGTCCCGCTGCCTTCGGGCCCTACAAACAGTTGAGCATGCGGAATTCTGCCTAAATCAGCACTTTTTGTCAAATGACTTTTGATGTATTCCTGCCCTAATATTTCTGAAAATTGCATAAAGCAAAGATAGAAGAAAATGGTATAGTCAAAAATTTTCGGATGCAAAGTTTTAGCAAAGTGGTGTTTCTAAGGAGGGATTAAAAACATTTAATTTTTAGAGTTAAGCTGACATTTTAGTTTTTAAAATATCATAAAGCCTATTTAATTATTAAATTACAACGATTTCGTTGATAAAAGCTATATTTTTCTATTATTTTCGGATTTATTAGTAATTTAAAAGTATTATATTTGTTATTCTTTCAAAATAAACTAAAAAACAGATATAATGAAGACTATAAACGATTTTGATTTTGCTGCTAAAAAAGCCATAATCCGCGTTGATTTCAACGTGCCTCTAGACGAAAATTTTAATGTAACGGATGCTACTCGTATCGAAGCAGCAAAACCAACTATTGATAAAATTCTTGCTGATGGCGGAAGCGTAATTTTGATGTCACACTTAGGCAGACCAAAAGGAGCAGAAGATAAATATTCATTGAAACATATTTTGAAAACAGCTTCAGAAATTCTTGGAGTTCCAGTTCAGTTTGCTTCAAATTGTATTGGTGAAGTAGCTAAAACGGCTTCCGATAATTTAAAAGCCGGAGAAGTTTTATTATTAGAAAATTTACGTTTTTACAAAGAAGAAGAAGCTGGTGATGTTGCTTTTGCAAAAGAATTAGCCTCTCTTGGAGATATTTATGTAAACGATGCTTTTGGGACCGCACACAGAGCACACGCTTCAACTACAATTATTGCGCAATTTTTTCCAAATGAAAAATGTTTTGGTTTATTGTTAGCAAAAGAAATAGAAAGTTTAAACAAAGTATTGAAAAACAGCGAAAAACCAGTAACAGCAGTTCTTGGAGGTTCAAAAGTTTCTTCGAAAATTACAGTTATCGAAAATATTTTGGATAAAGTAGACCACATGATTATTGGTGGTGGAATGACTTTTACTTTCGTGAAAGCTTTGGGTGGAAAAGTAGGAAATTCAATTTGTGAAGATGACAAACAAGAATTGGCTTTGGAAATCTTGAGATTGGCTAAAGAAAAAGGAGTTCAAATTCACATTCCGGTTGATGTTGTTGCCGCTGATGATTTTTCGAATACTGCAAACACACAAATTGTTGATGTAAGAGAAATTCCTGACGGTTGGGAAGGATTAGATGCAGGACCAAAATCATTGGAAAACTTCAAAAAAGTAATTTTAGAATCAAAAACAATTCTATGGAACGGACCATTAGGTGTTTTTGAAATGGAAAGTTTCGCAAACGGAACAATACAATTAGGGAACTTTATTGCAGAAGCAACTGCAAACGGTGCTTTCTCACTTGTGGGTGGTGGAGATTCTGTTGCAGCTGTAAAACAATTTGGTTTTGAAGATAAAGTAAGCTACGTTTCAACTGGAGGAGGAGCAATGTTAGAAATGCTTGAAGGTAGAATTTTACCTGGAATCGCTGCAATTTTAGACTAATTTAAATTTGATTGGTATGCCGAAACACAATTTCAAAGCATATTTCAAAACAGAATAATAAAAAAGAAAAACCTTAGAGATATTAATTTATCTCCGAGGTTTTTTTGTTTTCTAAAGAGCGCAATCAAATTCTAATTTCCTTTTTCAGCTTTATTTTTTGGAAAGAAATTAAAAGTTCAAACGCGTTATTTTAGTCCAAAACAAAGAAAATTCTTTAGAAATACCCCGAATATTGATTTTTTAACAATATTTATTGAATTTTTTAGTTATAACCTATTAAGTTTGTAAAAATGGTTTTATAATCATTTGAATTTTAGTCTGTTGATCATAAAAAATATGAATATAAAAAATACCACCTTATCGCTTTTTCTACTGCTGACGGCCACTGTTTTTTCGCAAGGTATTGCCGAAAATAAATGGGAAACTAAAGTAGAAACAAAACTATCCTATTTAGACTCCATTAAAAAAACCTTCGTAAATGATGACATGGCTTCCTGTGTAGATAGCTTGTGGATGAAGGAGTTGACCAATGTAGATTTGTATAATAACTTAAATGACGATATTAAAAACATTAATATTGATGAAAAAGTAGATTATGAACTCCCTACAGAATTACTAAAAGAAAGACTGGCAGAAATGGATGCCAAATCTCCCTTTAATATAGAGTACAACCAAGGACTGGAAAACATAATCAAGTCATTTCTAAAAAACAGAAAGAAATCATTTGAACGATTAATGGCCATTTCAGAGTATTATTTTCCATTATTTGAAGAAGCTTTAGCAAAACAAAATGTTCCTTTAGAAATAAAATATTTAGCAGTTGTAGAATCAGCTTTAAACCCAAAAGCAGTTTCAAGAGTAGGCGCAACAGGACTTTGGCAGTTTATGTACCAAACCGGAAAACAATATGGTTTGAATATTGATTCCTATGTTGACGAACGAAGCGATCCTTTGAAAGCCAGTGAAGCAGCAGCCCAATACATGACAAATATGTACGCTATTTTTGGAGATTGGGATTTAGTTTTGGCATCTTACAACTCAGGTCCGGGAAATGTTTCTAAAGCCATCAGA
This region of Flavobacterium lacustre genomic DNA includes:
- a CDS encoding lysophospholipid acyltransferase family protein; translation: MRGIKIVFWILWRVWFYVLMAIPILVMFPFLVASIVTESGYPYFFKMARIWSKFILFGMGFYYKIDKEEALDPDKSYMIVANHTSMADIMLMLAVINKPFVFVGKKELSKIPLFGFFYKRTCILVDRNCSKSKRDVFDSAQKRLNRGLSVCIFPEGGVPNDESIVLDTFKDGAFRLAIEHQIPIVPITFADNKKRFSYTFFSGSPGIMRVKIHALVDTSGKTGDNRKEIREGVREIIYTQLQAFENKK
- the recA gene encoding recombinase RecA codes for the protein MSSEKEAKLKALQLTLDKLDKTYGKGTVMKMGDKAIEEVETISSGSLGIDLALGVGGYPKGRIIEIYGPESSGKTTLTLHAIAEAQKAGGIAAFIDAEHAFDRNYAEKLGVDIENLIISQPDNGEQALEIAENLIRSGAIDIVVIDSVAALTPKSEIEGEMGDSKMGLHARLMSQALRKLTGTISKTHCTVFFINQLREKIGVMFGNPETTTGGNALKFYASVRLDIRRSTQIKDGDNVLGNRTKVKVVKNKVAPPFKVAEFDIMYGEGISKTGEILDLAVEFEVIKKAGSWFSYGETKLGQGRDAVKSLIKDNPELADELEAKIKAHIKELANA
- a CDS encoding acyl-CoA thioesterase, whose translation is MTPKHPSESLTILTDLVLPSETNPLNNLFGGELLARMDRAASIAARRHSRRITVTASVNHVAFNRAIPLGSVVTVEAKVSRAFKSSMEIFIDVWTEDRESGNRTKANEAIYTFVAVDDTGRPVEVAPIMPETELEKHRFDDALRRKQLSLLLAGKIKPSEATELRALFVEK
- a CDS encoding DoxX family membrane protein → MNNVASILILVFLAITFLQSGYDKLFYWKDNVAWLKEHFAKTQLKNHVPLALLNVLILELISGILCVVGAIELVVNSGRLFGFYGAIFSSITLLMLLFGQRLAKDYDGARTIVIYFIPAVIAVYWLN
- a CDS encoding ATP-binding protein, which translates into the protein MQFSEILGQEYIKSHLTKSADLGRIPHAQLFVGPEGSGTLAMAIAYSQYILCNNKNGENCGENESCNIKFEKISHPDLHFVYPTVSTDEVKKNPKSIDFIADWRQFIIENPYGSLFDWYAVLGVQNKQGEIRVDDAQEILKSLSLKSYEGGYKIMIVWMADKLNIAASNKLLKLLEEPPEKTVFILISENEEDIIQTIRSRCQVLNFNGLSEKAIAEALVFHYQTDQKTAYKIAHQAQGNYNKALHLLEEDGEEFPFEQWFVTWVRAAFKAKGNAAAIQDLILWSEQIAGLGRETQKKFLQFCIEMFRQALLLNYETRDLVYLEPKVEKFKLENFAPFVNGNNINDIFKELSDAMYHIERNGNAKIVLTDLSIKLTRLIHKK
- a CDS encoding phosphoglycerate kinase, producing MKTINDFDFAAKKAIIRVDFNVPLDENFNVTDATRIEAAKPTIDKILADGGSVILMSHLGRPKGAEDKYSLKHILKTASEILGVPVQFASNCIGEVAKTASDNLKAGEVLLLENLRFYKEEEAGDVAFAKELASLGDIYVNDAFGTAHRAHASTTIIAQFFPNEKCFGLLLAKEIESLNKVLKNSEKPVTAVLGGSKVSSKITVIENILDKVDHMIIGGGMTFTFVKALGGKVGNSICEDDKQELALEILRLAKEKGVQIHIPVDVVAADDFSNTANTQIVDVREIPDGWEGLDAGPKSLENFKKVILESKTILWNGPLGVFEMESFANGTIQLGNFIAEATANGAFSLVGGGDSVAAVKQFGFEDKVSYVSTGGGAMLEMLEGRILPGIAAILD